In a single window of the Leisingera daeponensis DSM 23529 genome:
- a CDS encoding class I SAM-dependent RNA methyltransferase, producing the protein MTDAARITATISRLGHQGDGVADGPLFAPRTLPGEVVSGIAEGSRLTSIRIETPSEHRVQPPCRHYKSCGGCQLQHASDGFVAQWKTDVVRNALTAQGLETEFRPAHTSPSQSRRRATLAVRRTKKGAMAGFHGQASDVITEIPDCQLLEPALMAAIPVAEALALAGASRKTPLSVTVTASDAGLDMLVRNGKPLDGPLRIALAQLAEQHRIARLTWDDELVAMEQPPVQPFGPALVCPPPGAFLQATKDGEAALLAAVLEITRGAKRIVDLFAGCGTFALPLAQTAEVHAVEGERDMVAALDAGWRKAKGLKKVTTKARDLFRNPLLPEDLNPFGAAFDAAVIDPPRAGAEAQVAQLAKARTPVIAYVSCNPVSFARDAKTLVAAGYDLGWVQVVDQFRWSAHIEAVARFTLKD; encoded by the coding sequence ATGACAGACGCAGCCAGAATTACAGCAACGATCAGCCGGCTGGGCCACCAGGGCGATGGCGTGGCCGACGGCCCCTTGTTCGCCCCGCGCACCCTGCCGGGCGAGGTTGTCAGCGGCATTGCCGAGGGCAGCCGCTTGACCAGCATCCGCATCGAGACGCCGTCGGAGCACAGGGTGCAGCCGCCCTGCCGCCACTACAAGTCCTGCGGCGGCTGTCAGCTGCAGCACGCCAGTGATGGCTTTGTGGCGCAGTGGAAAACGGATGTGGTGCGCAATGCGCTCACCGCGCAGGGGCTCGAAACGGAGTTCCGGCCTGCCCACACCTCGCCGTCCCAGTCCCGCCGCCGGGCCACGCTTGCGGTGCGGCGCACCAAGAAGGGTGCGATGGCCGGCTTCCACGGCCAGGCATCGGACGTCATTACGGAGATTCCCGATTGCCAGCTGCTGGAACCTGCCTTGATGGCGGCGATACCGGTGGCCGAAGCGCTCGCCCTGGCCGGAGCCAGCCGCAAAACACCGTTGTCGGTGACAGTCACTGCCTCGGACGCGGGCCTCGATATGCTGGTCCGCAACGGCAAACCTCTGGACGGGCCGTTGCGGATCGCGCTGGCACAGCTGGCAGAGCAGCACCGGATTGCCCGCCTGACCTGGGACGACGAACTGGTTGCGATGGAGCAGCCGCCGGTGCAGCCGTTTGGTCCTGCCCTGGTCTGCCCGCCGCCGGGGGCCTTTCTGCAGGCGACCAAAGACGGCGAGGCCGCGCTGCTGGCCGCCGTGCTGGAGATCACCAGGGGCGCCAAGCGGATCGTTGATCTGTTTGCCGGCTGCGGCACCTTTGCGCTGCCTTTGGCGCAGACTGCCGAGGTGCACGCGGTGGAGGGAGAGCGGGACATGGTGGCGGCGTTGGACGCCGGCTGGCGCAAGGCCAAGGGGCTGAAGAAGGTCACCACCAAGGCCCGCGACCTGTTCCGCAATCCGCTGCTGCCCGAAGACCTGAACCCGTTTGGCGCCGCCTTTGACGCGGCAGTGATCGACCCGCCACGGGCCGGCGCCGAAGCCCAGGTCGCGCAGCTGGCCAAGGCCCGCACACCGGTGATCGCCTACGTATCCTGCAACCCGGTGAGCTTTGCCCGCGATGCCAAAACGCTGGTTGCAGCGGGCTATGACCTCGGCTGGGTCCAGGTTGTTGACCAGTTCCGCTGGTCTGCCCATATCGAAGCTGTTGCGCGATTCACCCTGAAAGACTGA
- a CDS encoding L,D-transpeptidase yields MSRIPFNNFSRRQFLAGSAALISSSALAQEDSGLSQQAYDPLRPPPEPEPPVHRNVSAFRSKTWRPYFDNLRNGAILVDIDSRALHFWSADGNTYKLFPSSVPLSDDLTRRGRTQVVRKVEGPSWSPTPNMRKRNPEWPAYVPPGPDNPLGTHALYLSWKYYRIHGTHDTRKIGRKSSNGCIGLYNEHIAQLFSLAKVGTQVLLI; encoded by the coding sequence ATGTCCCGTATCCCTTTTAATAACTTCAGCAGGCGGCAGTTTCTTGCCGGCAGCGCTGCCCTGATTTCCTCTTCCGCGCTGGCGCAGGAAGACTCCGGACTCTCTCAGCAGGCCTACGATCCGCTGCGGCCGCCGCCGGAGCCGGAACCGCCGGTTCATCGCAATGTCTCTGCCTTCCGCTCCAAAACGTGGCGGCCTTATTTCGACAATTTGCGCAATGGCGCGATTCTCGTCGATATCGACAGCCGGGCGCTGCACTTCTGGTCCGCAGATGGAAATACCTACAAGCTGTTTCCCTCCTCGGTGCCGCTGTCGGACGATCTGACACGGCGCGGCCGCACTCAGGTGGTGCGCAAGGTGGAAGGGCCCAGTTGGTCGCCGACTCCGAACATGCGCAAGCGCAATCCGGAATGGCCCGCATATGTCCCGCCGGGACCGGACAACCCGCTCGGCACCCATGCGCTGTACCTCAGCTGGAAGTATTACCGGATCCACGGAACCCACGATACGCGTAAAATCGGGCGCAAATCGTCCAACGGCTGCATCGGGCTTTACAACGAGCACATTGCCCAGCTGTTCAGCCTTGCCAAAGTGGGTACACAGGTGTTGCTAATTTGA
- a CDS encoding aminotransferase class III-fold pyridoxal phosphate-dependent enzyme, giving the protein MTLAHWAAALEEHWGIKAELSRLDGEYDLNFLARDADGQGYILKAMRPGCEAWLVDMQVKAFEHIAARQPDLPCPRVIASADGRSLLTLPDETGQDRLVWLLNQLPGRCYAKAEPKSDALIHEIGQVLGGSAKALADFRHEGLERDFKWDLMRAGWIKDQLSCITDPARRAILDEICADFVKLEPDLAALPKQAIHNDANDYNIMVAGELNEPRRVSGLIDLGDMCAAPRVCDLAIAAAYIVLDHPAPEAALAALVAGYHEACPLTPAEVDMVWPLLRARLAVSVVNSTLMAAENPDDPYVTISQAPAWRFLEGSTLHRGLLAARLRAASGLPVVDSADRVMAWLEQERGNFAPLMGQDLADAPMGSLSVEHSTWPQNPFHMPLEEAARAGEEFEDNGRIWLGYYHEPRLIYTDAAFRKGPWKASNRRTVHLAVDAFAPAGTPMFAPLRGEVYAAENRDGHLDYGGVIILRHETPAGDSFYTLYGHLDPECLTRLKPGDMVEKGEEFCRLGDPGQNGGWAPHVHFQLALTTEGIEADWPGVGDPDEMYLWQTLCPNPAALLNLPDEKVLYHPTSKEDVLAGRRAHFGGNLSLTYKDPVMLLRGWKHHLFDEWGRPYLDAYNNVPHVGHAHPRIQAVAADQLKRMNSNTRYLHPAQTAFAEKVLSKLPDRFEVCFFVNSGTEANELALRLARAHTGAKGMVTPDHGYHGNTTGAIDISAYKFNKPGGVGQADWVELVEVADDYRGSFRRGDPDRAQKFADLVDPSIARLREKGHGVAGFIAETFPSVGGQIIPPKGYLPAVYEKIRAAGGVCIADEVQTGLGRLGEYYFGFEHQGALPDIVVMGKPIGNGHPLGVLATTKEIAASFDNGIEFFSTFGGSTLSCRIGKEVLDIVDDEQLQENARVVGAQLLGGLKALEGKHACIGDVRGMGLFLGVELVNPDGTEATEICSYVKNRMRDHRILIGSEGPKDNILKIRPPLTIEPEDADMITSVLDEILREVAAV; this is encoded by the coding sequence ATGACGCTTGCGCATTGGGCCGCTGCCCTTGAGGAGCATTGGGGTATCAAGGCGGAACTGAGCCGCCTTGATGGGGAGTATGACCTGAACTTCCTGGCACGGGACGCAGATGGCCAAGGCTATATCCTCAAGGCCATGCGCCCGGGCTGTGAGGCTTGGCTGGTCGATATGCAGGTGAAAGCCTTTGAGCATATCGCCGCACGCCAGCCGGATCTGCCTTGCCCCCGGGTGATCGCCTCAGCTGACGGCCGCTCTCTGCTGACACTCCCGGACGAAACGGGCCAGGACCGGCTGGTCTGGCTGCTGAACCAGCTGCCCGGGCGCTGCTATGCCAAGGCGGAGCCGAAGAGCGATGCGCTGATCCATGAGATCGGTCAGGTTCTGGGCGGATCGGCCAAGGCGCTGGCGGATTTCCGGCATGAGGGGCTGGAACGGGATTTCAAATGGGACCTTATGCGCGCGGGCTGGATCAAGGATCAGCTGTCCTGCATCACTGACCCAGCGCGCCGTGCGATCCTTGACGAGATTTGCGCGGACTTTGTCAAGTTAGAGCCTGATCTGGCCGCGCTGCCCAAGCAGGCCATCCATAATGACGCCAATGACTACAACATCATGGTCGCGGGTGAACTGAATGAACCGCGCAGGGTGTCGGGCCTTATCGACCTTGGGGACATGTGCGCCGCACCGCGGGTCTGCGACCTGGCGATTGCCGCGGCCTATATCGTTCTGGACCATCCCGCGCCTGAGGCTGCGCTTGCGGCATTGGTGGCGGGCTATCATGAGGCCTGCCCGCTGACGCCCGCCGAAGTGGACATGGTCTGGCCGCTTTTACGCGCGCGTCTGGCTGTCAGCGTGGTGAACTCCACCCTGATGGCGGCGGAGAACCCGGATGACCCCTATGTGACCATCTCGCAAGCGCCGGCCTGGCGGTTCCTGGAAGGCAGCACGCTGCATCGCGGTCTGCTAGCGGCCCGGCTGCGCGCCGCCAGCGGCCTGCCGGTGGTGGACAGCGCCGACAGGGTGATGGCGTGGCTGGAGCAGGAACGCGGCAATTTCGCCCCGCTGATGGGTCAGGACTTGGCGGACGCACCGATGGGCTCGCTGTCGGTGGAGCACTCTACCTGGCCGCAGAACCCGTTCCACATGCCCCTTGAAGAAGCCGCCAGGGCCGGCGAGGAGTTTGAAGATAATGGCCGCATCTGGCTGGGATATTATCACGAGCCGCGGCTGATCTACACGGATGCGGCTTTCCGCAAAGGCCCTTGGAAAGCCAGCAACAGGCGTACTGTGCATCTGGCTGTGGACGCCTTTGCCCCGGCGGGCACACCGATGTTTGCCCCCTTGCGCGGTGAGGTCTATGCGGCCGAAAACCGAGACGGTCATCTGGACTATGGCGGGGTGATCATCCTGCGGCATGAAACCCCGGCGGGCGATTCGTTCTATACCCTTTATGGCCATCTGGACCCGGAATGCCTCACCCGGCTGAAGCCTGGCGACATGGTGGAGAAAGGCGAGGAGTTCTGCCGCCTGGGCGATCCCGGCCAGAACGGCGGCTGGGCGCCGCATGTGCATTTCCAGCTTGCCCTGACCACCGAGGGAATCGAGGCGGACTGGCCCGGTGTTGGCGATCCGGACGAAATGTACCTGTGGCAGACCCTTTGCCCCAACCCGGCAGCACTGCTGAATCTGCCGGATGAAAAAGTCCTCTATCACCCCACCAGCAAGGAAGACGTGCTTGCCGGCCGCCGCGCGCATTTCGGCGGCAACCTGAGCCTCACCTACAAAGACCCGGTGATGTTGCTGCGCGGCTGGAAACACCACCTGTTCGACGAATGGGGGCGGCCCTATCTGGACGCCTATAACAACGTCCCTCACGTCGGCCACGCCCATCCGCGCATTCAAGCAGTGGCGGCGGATCAGCTGAAACGGATGAATTCGAACACCCGCTACCTGCATCCGGCTCAGACCGCCTTTGCGGAGAAGGTCCTGTCCAAACTGCCGGACCGGTTCGAGGTCTGTTTTTTTGTGAATTCCGGCACCGAGGCCAATGAGCTGGCCCTGCGCCTGGCCCGCGCCCATACCGGCGCCAAGGGCATGGTGACGCCCGATCACGGCTACCACGGCAACACCACCGGTGCGATTGACATCTCTGCCTACAAATTCAACAAGCCCGGCGGCGTTGGCCAAGCGGACTGGGTTGAGCTGGTGGAAGTTGCCGATGACTACCGCGGCTCATTCCGGCGCGGCGATCCGGACCGGGCGCAGAAATTCGCAGATCTCGTGGACCCGTCAATCGCCCGTCTGCGGGAGAAGGGCCATGGTGTGGCCGGGTTCATTGCCGAAACTTTCCCGTCTGTGGGCGGCCAGATCATCCCGCCCAAGGGCTACCTGCCCGCGGTTTACGAAAAGATTCGCGCCGCAGGCGGCGTGTGCATCGCAGACGAGGTGCAAACCGGCCTGGGCCGCTTGGGCGAATACTACTTTGGCTTTGAACATCAGGGCGCGCTCCCGGATATCGTTGTAATGGGCAAACCGATCGGCAATGGGCATCCGCTCGGCGTATTGGCCACAACCAAGGAAATCGCCGCGAGTTTCGACAACGGGATCGAGTTTTTCTCAACCTTTGGAGGTTCCACCCTCTCCTGCCGAATCGGCAAAGAGGTGCTGGATATCGTCGATGACGAGCAGCTTCAGGAAAATGCCCGTGTGGTCGGCGCTCAATTGTTAGGCGGACTGAAGGCGCTGGAGGGGAAACACGCCTGCATCGGGGATGTGCGCGGCATGGGCCTATTTCTGGGCGTGGAGCTGGTCAATCCGGATGGCACTGAGGCCACGGAGATCTGTTCCTACGTCAAGAACCGGATGCGCGATCACCGGATCCTGATCGGCAGCGAAGGCCCCAAGGACAATATCCTGAAAATCCGCCCGCCGCTGACGATAGAACCGGAAGATGCGGACATGATAACCAGTGTTCTGGACGAGATCCTGCGCGAGGTGGCGGCGGTTTGA
- a CDS encoding ion transporter, with the protein MTDTPATTPTRRLEALLDSAGFGRFITAVILVNAVTLGLETAPSVMSRAGDLIYLIDHACLSIFVVEILAKLYVRRLRFFLSGWNVFDFVIVGIALIPAAQGLSVLRALRILRVLRVISVAPRLRRVVEGFITALPGMGSVFLLMAIIFYIGAVISTKIFGQDFPEWFGDLGRSAYSLFQIMTLESWSMGIVRPVMEVHPYAWAFFVPFIMVTTFAVVNLLVGLIVNSMQDAHGEEEGVRTDAYRDEVLARLEAIEQKISGLSGEDRKM; encoded by the coding sequence ATGACCGACACCCCAGCGACCACCCCGACACGCCGCCTCGAAGCCCTTCTGGACAGCGCAGGATTTGGCCGTTTCATCACCGCTGTTATCCTGGTCAACGCAGTCACTTTGGGACTGGAAACTGCACCATCAGTAATGTCCAGAGCAGGCGACCTGATCTACCTGATAGATCACGCCTGCCTGTCGATCTTTGTTGTCGAAATCCTGGCCAAGCTTTACGTGCGCCGCCTGCGGTTCTTCTTAAGCGGCTGGAATGTGTTTGATTTCGTAATTGTGGGCATTGCGCTGATACCGGCAGCACAGGGTCTGTCAGTCCTGCGGGCACTGCGCATTTTGCGGGTTCTGCGGGTCATCTCAGTAGCGCCAAGGCTGCGCCGGGTGGTCGAAGGCTTCATTACCGCGCTGCCCGGAATGGGATCTGTGTTTCTGCTGATGGCGATCATTTTCTATATCGGCGCGGTGATCTCTACCAAGATCTTCGGCCAGGATTTCCCGGAGTGGTTCGGCGATCTGGGACGCAGCGCCTATTCGCTATTCCAGATCATGACACTGGAAAGCTGGTCTATGGGCATCGTGCGGCCTGTGATGGAGGTGCATCCCTATGCCTGGGCGTTCTTCGTGCCCTTCATCATGGTGACCACCTTCGCGGTGGTGAACCTGCTGGTTGGCCTGATCGTGAACTCCATGCAGGACGCGCACGGCGAGGAAGAGGGCGTGCGCACCGATGCGTACCGGGACGAGGTGCTGGCCCGCCTGGAGGCCATCGAGCAGAAGATTTCAGGCCTTTCAGGCGAAGACAGAAAAATGTGA
- a CDS encoding ComF family protein encodes MLLAGIQTAVSLIYPPQCLGCGGLVGSDFGLCGTCWSGMSFISGTVCEGCGVPLPGEADGFRLECDSCLRHPRPWSQGRSALIYEGQGRKLVLALKHGDRTEIAQAAAVWLERAAQPMLKDDPLICPVPLHWTRLLKRKYNQSAVLADALARRSGLQHCPDLLRRIRKTPALEGKTRDQRYQLLGSAIGAHPGRLNRIRGRSVLIVDDVMTSGATLSACTDACLRAGAAEVRVAVLARVTQV; translated from the coding sequence ATGCTGCTGGCAGGGATTCAAACCGCTGTTTCGCTAATCTACCCTCCGCAATGCCTGGGCTGCGGCGGGCTGGTAGGCAGCGACTTCGGCCTATGCGGGACATGCTGGTCCGGTATGAGCTTCATCAGCGGCACAGTGTGCGAAGGCTGCGGCGTTCCGCTGCCTGGGGAGGCGGACGGCTTCCGCCTGGAGTGTGACAGCTGCCTGCGCCATCCGCGGCCCTGGAGCCAGGGGAGGTCGGCGCTGATTTACGAGGGGCAGGGGCGCAAACTGGTGCTGGCCCTTAAACACGGCGACCGGACAGAAATCGCACAGGCCGCAGCCGTTTGGCTGGAACGCGCAGCGCAGCCGATGCTGAAGGATGATCCGCTGATCTGCCCGGTGCCGCTGCATTGGACCCGGCTGCTGAAGCGTAAGTACAATCAGTCGGCAGTGCTGGCAGACGCGCTGGCGAGACGCTCGGGATTGCAGCATTGCCCGGACCTGCTGCGCCGGATCCGTAAAACGCCTGCGCTGGAAGGAAAGACACGGGACCAGCGTTACCAGCTTCTGGGGTCTGCCATCGGCGCGCATCCGGGCCGGCTGAACAGGATCAGGGGCCGCAGTGTTCTGATTGTGGACGACGTGATGACCTCTGGCGCCACGCTCAGCGCCTGCACCGATGCCTGCCTGCGGGCGGGAGCAGCAGAGGTGCGGGTGGCGGTGCTGGCCCGGGTCACGCAAGTGTGA
- a CDS encoding carbon-nitrogen hydrolase family protein has protein sequence MRAALLQMTSTDIPAENLETVKAMMAEAVRGEAGFVLTPEVTNCLSGSRTHQKDVLCHEENDPTLAALRDEAARHGVWLLLGSLGVKTHDADGRFANRQFLISPQGEIAARYDKIHMFDVEVTPEETYRESDGYRPGTKAVVAETPFARIGMTICYDVRFPHLHRALAQGGAQILTAPAAFSYVTGEAHWHSLLRARAIETGCFVLAPAQTGKHPASRGPSRKTYGHSLAVAPWGEVLADAGQEPGVTYVDLDLEKVAEARKRVPSLTHDREFDGP, from the coding sequence ATGCGCGCAGCTCTGCTTCAGATGACATCCACCGACATCCCGGCTGAAAACCTGGAAACGGTGAAGGCGATGATGGCGGAGGCTGTGCGCGGCGAAGCCGGTTTCGTGCTGACACCGGAGGTCACCAATTGCCTCTCCGGCAGCCGGACCCATCAGAAGGACGTTCTTTGCCATGAAGAGAACGACCCGACTTTGGCTGCCCTGCGGGACGAGGCGGCCAGGCACGGGGTCTGGCTGCTGCTCGGCTCGCTGGGGGTCAAGACCCACGACGCGGACGGCCGCTTTGCCAACCGGCAGTTTTTGATCAGCCCGCAGGGTGAAATCGCTGCGCGTTACGACAAGATCCACATGTTCGACGTGGAGGTCACGCCAGAGGAAACCTACCGCGAATCCGATGGCTACCGCCCGGGCACCAAGGCCGTCGTGGCGGAAACGCCCTTCGCCAGGATCGGCATGACGATCTGCTATGACGTGCGCTTTCCGCATCTGCACCGGGCGCTGGCCCAGGGCGGAGCTCAAATTCTCACCGCGCCAGCGGCGTTCTCTTATGTGACGGGCGAGGCGCATTGGCATTCTCTGCTGCGCGCCCGGGCGATCGAGACCGGGTGTTTCGTGCTGGCGCCGGCGCAGACCGGCAAGCATCCAGCCTCCCGCGGGCCCAGCCGCAAGACATACGGGCACTCCCTTGCCGTCGCTCCCTGGGGCGAGGTGCTGGCGGATGCGGGCCAGGAACCCGGCGTCACTTACGTTGATCTCGACCTCGAAAAAGTGGCAGAAGCACGCAAGCGTGTGCCTTCCCTGACCCACGACCGGGAGTTCGACGGACCCTGA
- a CDS encoding L,D-transpeptidase family protein, with protein MNRRAFGFGAAASFALAGCSRTGSAARRFQFYEGPQVTSVVINKSSRKLYLLHNEEVLREYDVDLGFAPQGHKQFEGDGKTPEGTYVIDRRNPNSRYHLSVGISYPNVEDRATAEAAGKKPGGEIFIHGQPNNPKERKRAARVSDWTAGCIAVSNDDIEEIYAMVQDGTTIALRP; from the coding sequence ATGAACAGAAGGGCATTCGGTTTCGGTGCTGCTGCTAGCTTTGCACTGGCAGGCTGCAGCAGGACCGGCAGCGCGGCGCGCAGGTTCCAGTTTTATGAAGGACCTCAGGTCACATCGGTTGTGATCAACAAGAGCTCACGCAAGCTGTATCTGCTGCACAACGAAGAGGTGCTGCGGGAATATGACGTTGATCTGGGCTTTGCGCCGCAGGGCCACAAGCAGTTCGAGGGCGACGGAAAAACCCCGGAAGGCACCTATGTGATCGACCGCCGCAACCCGAACAGCCGCTACCACCTGTCAGTCGGCATCTCATATCCGAATGTGGAGGACCGGGCCACGGCGGAGGCCGCAGGCAAGAAGCCCGGCGGCGAGATCTTCATTCACGGGCAGCCCAATAACCCGAAAGAGCGCAAGCGCGCAGCGCGGGTCAGCGATTGGACCGCAGGCTGCATCGCGGTGTCAAACGACGACATCGAAGAGATCTATGCCATGGTGCAGGACGGAACCACCATCGCCTTGCGGCCCTGA
- the hemH gene encoding ferrochelatase codes for MLDAARTAKCPAHAPADHPKIPAEKVGILLANLGTPDDHSYWPMRRYLNEFLSDKRVIDYPSWKWQPLLQLIILTKRPFSSGAAYKSIWNHDKGESPLMTITKDQTAKMAEVMKGRYGDQVMVDFCMRYGNPSTKSKVRQMVEAGCQKILFVPLYPQYAGATSGTANDQFFRALMEETWQPAARTIAPYFDQPAYIDALARSVEEAYAKAAKRPDILVVSYHGMPKRYLMQGDPYHCQCQKTTRLLKERLGWDDTQITSTFQSVFGPEEWLKPYTVDHVAALAKEGKKNIAVIAPAFSADCIETLEEINEEIRESFEHAGGEDFLYIPCLNDDDDHIAALAGVIEENLKGWLD; via the coding sequence ATGCTGGACGCCGCCCGGACCGCCAAATGCCCTGCCCACGCCCCCGCCGATCACCCCAAGATCCCGGCGGAGAAAGTCGGCATTCTGCTGGCCAACCTTGGCACGCCGGACGATCACTCCTATTGGCCGATGCGCCGGTATCTGAACGAATTCCTGTCCGACAAACGGGTGATCGACTACCCGTCATGGAAATGGCAGCCGCTGCTGCAGCTGATCATCCTGACCAAGCGCCCGTTCTCCTCCGGCGCGGCGTACAAGTCGATCTGGAACCATGACAAGGGCGAGAGCCCGCTGATGACCATCACCAAGGACCAGACCGCCAAGATGGCTGAGGTGATGAAGGGACGGTACGGCGATCAGGTGATGGTCGATTTCTGCATGCGCTATGGCAACCCCTCAACCAAGTCCAAGGTGCGGCAGATGGTGGAGGCCGGCTGCCAGAAGATCCTGTTTGTACCGCTCTACCCGCAATACGCCGGCGCGACCTCTGGCACGGCCAACGACCAGTTCTTCCGTGCCCTGATGGAAGAAACTTGGCAGCCCGCCGCGCGCACGATCGCGCCTTATTTCGACCAGCCTGCCTATATAGATGCGCTGGCGCGGTCGGTGGAGGAGGCCTATGCCAAGGCTGCGAAGCGTCCGGATATTCTGGTGGTATCTTACCACGGGATGCCCAAGCGATATCTGATGCAGGGCGACCCTTATCATTGCCAGTGCCAGAAAACGACGCGCCTTCTGAAGGAGCGGCTGGGCTGGGACGACACCCAGATCACCTCGACCTTCCAGTCGGTGTTCGGGCCTGAGGAATGGCTGAAACCCTACACCGTGGACCACGTCGCGGCGCTCGCCAAGGAAGGCAAGAAGAACATTGCGGTGATCGCGCCGGCCTTCTCTGCCGACTGCATTGAGACGCTGGAAGAGATCAACGAGGAAATCCGCGAAAGTTTTGAGCACGCGGGCGGCGAGGACTTTCTCTATATCCCCTGTCTCAACGACGATGATGACCACATCGCCGCACTGGCCGGGGTTATCGAGGAGAATCTGAAAGGCTGGCTGGACTAA
- a CDS encoding methyltransferase domain-containing protein: MTQAPKDRAQQQLFDRQALASRRARRQADALFLHHMARDEAEDRLSLVNRTFTAPAVVCPFPEVWEGFRPDAKIVADADVLELDQGAHDVVIHSMCLHWANDPVGQLIQCRRALKEDGLLLVLLLGGQTLHELRAAMAEAETTVLGGLSPRVAPMGEIRDLGGLLQRAGFALPVADLVPLTAQYRDLTHLIHDLRGMGETNALAQRLKRPAPRALFQLADHIYRAHFATADGRLPATFELVCLTGWSPSDSQQKPLRPGSAQMRLADALKVPETKLGPR; this comes from the coding sequence ATGACACAAGCACCCAAAGACCGGGCCCAGCAACAGCTCTTTGACCGTCAGGCGCTGGCATCCCGCCGCGCCAGACGGCAGGCGGACGCCCTGTTCCTCCACCATATGGCGCGGGATGAGGCCGAGGATCGCCTGAGCCTGGTTAACAGAACCTTTACAGCGCCCGCCGTGGTCTGCCCTTTCCCGGAGGTCTGGGAAGGGTTTCGGCCGGACGCGAAGATCGTGGCCGACGCGGACGTTCTGGAACTGGATCAAGGCGCGCATGATGTGGTGATCCATTCCATGTGCCTGCATTGGGCCAATGATCCCGTCGGTCAGCTGATCCAATGCCGGCGCGCCCTGAAGGAAGACGGGCTGCTGCTGGTCCTGCTGCTGGGTGGCCAGACCCTTCACGAGCTGCGCGCAGCCATGGCAGAAGCTGAGACAACCGTTCTGGGCGGCCTGTCCCCCCGCGTTGCCCCGATGGGTGAGATCCGGGATCTGGGCGGGCTGCTGCAGCGGGCCGGTTTTGCCCTGCCGGTGGCCGACCTGGTGCCGCTGACCGCTCAATACCGTGATCTGACGCATCTTATCCACGACCTGCGCGGCATGGGGGAGACCAACGCCCTCGCCCAGCGCCTAAAGCGCCCGGCGCCGCGAGCCCTGTTCCAGTTGGCCGATCACATCTATCGCGCGCATTTCGCCACCGCAGACGGCCGGTTGCCGGCGACGTTCGAGCTGGTATGCCTCACCGGCTGGTCGCCATCGGACAGCCAGCAAAAACCCTTGCGCCCCGGCTCGGCCCAGATGCGCCTGGCCGATGCCTTGAAGGTGCCGGAAACCAAGCTCGGCCCCCGATAA
- the grxC gene encoding glutaredoxin 3 — protein MKTVEIYTSPLCGYCHAAKRLLNQKGVAFSEVNVLEEPERKAEMIQRANGSRTVPQIFIGGTHVGGCDDLYALEQAGKLDPLLAA, from the coding sequence ATGAAAACGGTAGAAATCTACACCTCGCCTCTGTGCGGTTACTGCCACGCAGCCAAGCGGCTGCTGAACCAGAAGGGTGTGGCATTTTCGGAAGTCAACGTGCTGGAGGAGCCGGAGCGCAAGGCGGAGATGATCCAGCGTGCCAACGGCAGCCGCACGGTGCCGCAGATCTTCATCGGCGGCACTCATGTCGGCGGCTGCGACGACCTCTATGCGCTGGAGCAGGCGGGCAAGCTCGACCCGCTGCTGGCGGCATAG
- a CDS encoding CAP domain-containing protein encodes MKRVFLLMAAAILTAAAACTPATDSSSSYRIRNADKVQIRMLDSVNALRQAAGAQTVQLNAQLTAAAATHSRDMSVQNRPWHFGSDGSSPLDRVTRAGYTGTLLGENISETYENEQQTLTAWLERPATRAVILDPKAANMGFSWFQEPNGKIWWTLVMGS; translated from the coding sequence ATGAAGCGCGTTTTTCTGCTTATGGCTGCGGCCATTTTGACTGCCGCGGCCGCGTGTACGCCCGCAACCGACTCCAGCAGCAGCTACCGCATCCGCAATGCGGACAAGGTCCAGATCCGGATGCTCGATTCCGTCAATGCGCTGCGCCAGGCCGCAGGGGCGCAAACGGTTCAGCTGAACGCTCAACTGACCGCCGCCGCCGCGACCCACTCGCGCGATATGTCGGTTCAGAACCGGCCCTGGCATTTCGGCTCCGACGGCTCCTCGCCGCTCGACCGGGTGACACGGGCGGGCTACACCGGAACGCTGCTGGGCGAGAATATCTCGGAAACCTATGAGAATGAGCAGCAAACGCTGACCGCCTGGCTGGAACGGCCCGCCACGCGTGCGGTCATTCTGGACCCGAAAGCTGCGAATATGGGCTTTTCCTGGTTTCAGGAACCGAACGGCAAAATCTGGTGGACATTGGTGATGGGCAGCTGA